A window of Lagopus muta isolate bLagMut1 chromosome 16, bLagMut1 primary, whole genome shotgun sequence contains these coding sequences:
- the RGS19 gene encoding regulator of G-protein signaling 19, giving the protein MSRHETSPTTVQPASNHRPNACCFCWCCCCSCSWNEDRERAWRASRETKLETIPNCEACSKPTTEEVRGWAQSFDKLMKSPAGRNVFREFLRTEYSEENMLFWLACEELKTECNKHTIDEKARTIYEDYISILSPKEVSLDSRVREVINRKMQEPSSHTFDDAQLQIYTLMHRDSYPRFLNSAIYKSLLQNVSRSSSES; this is encoded by the exons ATGTCCCGGCATGAGACTTCTCCGACAACGGTGCAACCCGCCAGCAACCACCGCCCCAAcgcctgctgcttctgctggtgctgctgctgcagttgctCATG GAACGAGGACCGGGAGCGAGCGTGGAGGGCGTCCCGGGAGACCAAACTGGAGACCATCCCAAACTGTGAAGCGTG CTCCAAACCCACCACGGAGGAGGTGCGGGGCTGGGCGCAGTCCTTTGACAAGCTGATGAAGAGCCCAGCTGGTCGCAACGTCTTCCGGGAGTTCTTGAGGACTGAGTACAGTGAGGAGAACATGCTCTTCTGGCTGGCGTGCGAGGAGCTCAAAACCGAGTGCAACAAACACACCATCGATGAGAAGGCCAGGACCATCTATGAGGACTACATCTCCATCCTCTCGCCCAAGGAG GTGAGCCTGGACTCGCGGGTGCGGGAGGTGATCAACAGGAAGATGCAGGAGCCGTCCTCGCACACGTTCGACGACGCTCAGCTCCAGATCTACACGCTGATGCACAGAGACTCCTACCCTCGCTTCCTGAACTCTGCCATATACAAATCGCTGCTCCAGAACGTCTCCCGTTCCTCCTCGGAGTCCTAA